Genomic DNA from Peribacillus simplex:
ACTTGGAATTGATTATCTTTACTCCGTCATCATTGTAGGCATTTTAATGACCGTATACGTCGTATTTGGCGGTATGACGGCCACCAGTTGGGTCCAAATCGTTAAAGCCGTTTTATTGATGGCAGGCACATTCATCATCTCCATCATCGTATTGGCGAAATTCGACTTTAGCGTGATCGAGATGTTCAAGCAGATGAAAACAGCCACTCCCTTGGGCGGGGATTTCCTCAACCCCGGTAACAAATTCAAGGATCCCTTGGATACTTTATCCCTTAATTTAGCGCTTGTACTCGGTACAGCAGGACTTCCTCACATTCTCATCCGTTTCTTTACGGTGAAAGACGCCATCACAGCCCGAAAGTCCGTAGTATATGCCACTTGGATCATTGGCATCTTTTATATCATGACCATTTTCCTGGGATTTGGAGCGGCAGCCTTTGTTGGATACGACAAAATCATAGCCGCGAATGCGGCCGGGAATATGGCTGCCCCGCTGCTTGCCGAAGCCATTGGGGGCGACTTCCTGTTCGCCTTTGTCTCTGCAGTTGCTTTCGCTACCATTTTAGCGGTTGTAGCAGGTCTCGTTCTATCGGCAGCATCTGCTTTTGCCCATGACTTCTATGGCCACATCATCCGGAAAGGCCAAGCCACTGACAAGGAACAAGTCGTTGCTGCTCGTTGGGCATCGATCGGAGTATCCATCCTCTCCATCATCCTTGCCTTATTTGCCCAAAACATGAATGTCGCCTTCCTTGTTTCACTTGCCTTTGCCGTCGCTGCCAGTGCCAATCTGCCCATCATTGTCTTCACGGTATTCTGGAAACGTTTTAACACAGCTGGCGCTGTCACGGGCATGTTAGTTGGACTGATCAGTTCTTTATTGCTCGTGTTCCTGAGTCCCAATGTCTGGTCACCGGTGGAGGGAGCGGCAATATTCGTAGGGGAGCCATTATTCCCGCTTGCCAATCCAGGCATCATCTCCATCCCGATTGGTTTTATCGCAGCCATCGCCGGAACACTTCTGTCAAGCAAGAAAGCTGATGCAAAAAAATTCGACGAAATTTTGGTTACGGCCAACACCGGGATGAAAGATCCTATATAAGCTAAATTACTTATTATTTTAAAATATTAAAAAGAGAAAGGAGATCAGGGTTTGTCCTGCTCTCCTTTCTCTTTATTCAGAACATATTCATCAGGAAGATTCCTGTTAACTTTTCAATCTTACCTTCCTTCTATTGTACTTAGTTACTAACTGGTTCATGACTTCTGCAAAGATCAGCCCCATCGCAATGGCACCAGCCAGCATGAAGACCTTGGCGGCCAACTGGACGGCGACATAAAAATCATTTCCGACAAAATGCTTCATCGCATCATACGACAAACCTCCAGGCACGAGCGGGATGATTCCCGATACATTGAAAATCGTGATCGGCGTTTTATACCTTTTAGCAAAATACTGGCTGATAACCGCAACGATAAATGCAGCCGCTAATGTTGCAATGATGCTGTTTATCTCATTTTCAACCAGAAAAAAGTATAAGATCCACCCTAACATCCCTACGAAACCACATTGTAACAATGAATTTTTTGGTACATTGAAGATGACTCCAAAGGCGGCTGAAGCAATGAAACTTGTAATAAGCTGTGCAATCATCATTCTTCCTCCCCTAAAATCATAAGAAAACAAACGCAGCAGATATTCCTGCCCCAATGGCTAAAGCAGTCAAACCTGCATCAACACCCTTGGATAGGCCCGAAACCAAATGTCCTGCAATTAAGTCCCTGGCTGCATTCGTAATTAACAGCCCTGGCACAAGCGGCATCACCGCTCCAATGATTATCGTGTCCAAATGACTTCCGACTCCAATCTGGACAAAGAACATAGCTGCTAGACCTACGACTAAAGAGGCGATGAATTCAGCAAAAAAACGAACTTCCAGTAACCGGTGCAAATAAAACAGGCATGAGAAACCCATTCCTCCAGCTATACAGGACCAGATGAAATCATTCCACTGGCCTTGGAACATGATTAAAAAGCAGCCGCTCGATATAAATGCAGCAAAGACCTGTACCCACATGGGATACCCCATCCCGGCCTTTTCGATTTGTTTTAACTGTAAATAAGCTTCCTCCGGTGTCATTTCCTTGCTGGAAATGCTTCGGGATATACTGTTGACAAGCGTCACCTTATGTAAATCTGTAGACCGTTGGGAAACTCGAATTAATTTTGAAGCCGGGTGCATACCATCCAGCGAAAAAATAATTCCTGTAGGGGTCGAAAAACTATGTGAGTCACCGCATCCAAACGCTGCAGCGATTCTTACCATCGTATCTTCCACCCGCGAAGTTTCCGCTCCGTTCTGAAGCATGATTTTTCCCGCAAGTAAACATACATCTATAATTTCATTGTATGGTAAACGATCATCCATTTTATCCTCTCCATCACTTCCTGCATGAGTTTCCCTCAATAACAGATACGATCATACCAAGTTAAATCCACCTCATAATAGCCCAATTCCCGTGAAAAGGATATAAAAATATTACCCATTTAATTTATCAATTCCATTAACCGGCACTACAGACTTCCTTAGTACCAGTATTCCCCTTATTTCTTGCCGAAACCGTTTAGTTAACAGAAAAATTCATTTATAACCATAATAAAAGGAATGCGGGCACGAACCCTGCATCCCCATTTTCCCATCCTGTACGACTATACTCCCTTTTGAATGAAGCAATCCACGGTTTCATTAAACAAATCACTTTCTTCCATAAATGGACAATGGCAACTATCTTCAAAGACTACTAGTCTGGAATTCGGAATGTTTTCATGCAAATGTTCCCCGGCTGCTACAGGAATGACTTTTTCATGCCTTCCAAAACAGAGAAGTGTCGGAATATTGATTTTTGGCAAGAATTCACGATAGTCCACAATCGATTGGTCAAATAGAATGCTGCTGGCAATGGATTCTGGCATTTTGGTCACTTCCCCAAGCATCCAGCTTGCATCCTCTGCAGATAATTCATTGTTGAACATGGAAGCAAGGAAGCTTTGTAAAAATGGGGCACGATTCGTTTGAATTTCAGTCATGAAGGCAATCAACGTGTCCATATCAAATGCACCGATATTAAAATCGGGCCACTTAAAATCGGAGGCCAATTCATCCACGATCACGGTTGAATCAATATTTCCCTCACCGAATTGCTTAAGGTAATCCCAGACGACAAATGCCCCCATGGACCAGCCTACAAGTATGACATCCTTTAATCCCAGTTTACCTATGAAGGCATGAAGATCTTTTGCATAAACGGAGACCGTATTTCCGTAATGTACATGATTTGACTGGCCATGGCTTCTTAAATCAAGTAAGATCGTTCTATATTTTTCTGAAAAGTACGGAAGCTGCCTTTTAAAGAACCGGCTGCTCATCCACACACCATGGATAAAAATAACCGGTTTTCCCTGGCCCTTTTCTTCATAAAACAACCGAACGCCCTCTTCCACCTCAATAAATGCCATTCTATCCCTCCTTCACTATTTTTTCACAATCCATTCCCTATTATTATTTATTGCATTTCTCCTTTTAACATTCCTCCCTATAAAAAAATATTGTCAAACCTGATTTTAGAGTTGATAATGAAGTATATTTTTATTGATATCTTCATCCTGAAAGGACGGAATTTAAATGAAGAGCTTTATCAAAAACTATCGATCCTCTTTAATATTACTGACTGCC
This window encodes:
- a CDS encoding alpha/beta fold hydrolase — its product is MAFIEVEEGVRLFYEEKGQGKPVIFIHGVWMSSRFFKRQLPYFSEKYRTILLDLRSHGQSNHVHYGNTVSVYAKDLHAFIGKLGLKDVILVGWSMGAFVVWDYLKQFGEGNIDSTVIVDELASDFKWPDFNIGAFDMDTLIAFMTEIQTNRAPFLQSFLASMFNNELSAEDASWMLGEVTKMPESIASSILFDQSIVDYREFLPKINIPTLLCFGRHEKVIPVAAGEHLHENIPNSRLVVFEDSCHCPFMEESDLFNETVDCFIQKGV
- a CDS encoding solute symporter family protein, translated to MNILAFILFLIIVGLTLVITYFASRRTKTTADFYTADSSLTGWQNGWAIAGDYMSAASFLGIAGMVALSGFDGFFYSIGFLVAYLVVLYIVAEPLRNLGKYTLADMIAARFNEKKVRGVAALNTISISTFYMIAQLVGAGALIKLLLGIDYLYSVIIVGILMTVYVVFGGMTATSWVQIVKAVLLMAGTFIISIIVLAKFDFSVIEMFKQMKTATPLGGDFLNPGNKFKDPLDTLSLNLALVLGTAGLPHILIRFFTVKDAITARKSVVYATWIIGIFYIMTIFLGFGAAAFVGYDKIIAANAAGNMAAPLLAEAIGGDFLFAFVSAVAFATILAVVAGLVLSAASAFAHDFYGHIIRKGQATDKEQVVAARWASIGVSILSIILALFAQNMNVAFLVSLAFAVAASANLPIIVFTVFWKRFNTAGAVTGMLVGLISSLLLVFLSPNVWSPVEGAAIFVGEPLFPLANPGIISIPIGFIAAIAGTLLSSKKADAKKFDEILVTANTGMKDPI
- a CDS encoding threonine/serine exporter family protein; the encoded protein is MDDRLPYNEIIDVCLLAGKIMLQNGAETSRVEDTMVRIAAAFGCGDSHSFSTPTGIIFSLDGMHPASKLIRVSQRSTDLHKVTLVNSISRSISSKEMTPEEAYLQLKQIEKAGMGYPMWVQVFAAFISSGCFLIMFQGQWNDFIWSCIAGGMGFSCLFYLHRLLEVRFFAEFIASLVVGLAAMFFVQIGVGSHLDTIIIGAVMPLVPGLLITNAARDLIAGHLVSGLSKGVDAGLTALAIGAGISAAFVFL
- a CDS encoding threonine/serine exporter family protein translates to MMIAQLITSFIASAAFGVIFNVPKNSLLQCGFVGMLGWILYFFLVENEINSIIATLAAAFIVAVISQYFAKRYKTPITIFNVSGIIPLVPGGLSYDAMKHFVGNDFYVAVQLAAKVFMLAGAIAMGLIFAEVMNQLVTKYNRRKVRLKS